From Magnolia sinica isolate HGM2019 chromosome 13, MsV1, whole genome shotgun sequence, one genomic window encodes:
- the LOC131222978 gene encoding probable transcriptional regulatory protein At2g25830 isoform X1, whose amino-acid sequence MASPSGRAVGAFLHKFSHGFSSLKCHNYSSLQSIGFLDRNFSYSIPAKMKSIYGSRRIWTYPPVCMGRRSSKIATRKGAQDLKKAKRYSKIGKEVVSAVKKGGPNPISNTALATVLEKAKELDVPKEILERNIKRASEKGQDAYIEKFYEVYGFGGVGMVVEVLTDKINRSVAAVREVVKDCGAKMADPGSILFKFKRARVVNIKVTDADKDLLLAIALDSGAEDVIEPPNDEDDPEEDRSERYYKVVSSAENYAAILSKLREGGIAFEPDNGFELLPLAPIEVDDEAVDLNKELMSKLLELDDVDAVYSDQK is encoded by the exons ATGGCTTCTCCGTCAGGTAGAGCTGTTGGAGCATTTCTCCACAAATTCTCACATGGGTTTTCTTCTCTCAAATGTCACAACTACTCTTCTCTTCAAA GTATTGGTTTCTTGGATAGGAATTTCTCTTATTCTATTCCTGCTAAAATGAAATCTATTTATGGATCTAGAAGGATATGGACATACCCTCCTGTCTGTATGGGCAGGCGTTCTAGCAAGATTGCTACAAGAAAG GGTGCTCAAGATTTGAAGAAGGCAAAGCGGTACAGTAAAATTGGGAAGGAAGTTGTGTCTGC TGTTAAGAAAGGAGGCCCCAACCCCATATCAAATACAGCATTGGCAACTGTGCTAGAGAAAGCTAAAGAGCTCGATGTACCCAAGGAAATCTTGGAGCGTAACATCAAAAGAGCATCTGAAAAGGGACAAGATGCTTACATCGAGAAGTTCTATGAG GTCTATGGTTTTGGTGGAGTCGGTATGGTAGTTGAGGTCTTAACAGATAAAATAAACAGATCGGTGGCAGCTGTTAGAGAGGTGGTGAAGGACTGTGGGGCAAAGATGGCAGATCCAGGGTCGATTTTATTCAAATTTAAGCGTGCACGGGTTGTAAATATAAAGGTCACTGATGCTGACAAAGACCTACTCCTTGCTATTGCTTTAGACTCTGGCGCTGAGGATGTTATTGAGCCTCCAAACGATGAGGACGACCCTGAAGAAGATCGGTCAGAAAG GTACTATAAGGTTGTAAGCTCAGCAGAAAATTATGCTGCAATACTATCAAAGCTTCGAGAGGGAGGAATAGCTTTTGAACCCGACAATGGATTTGAGCTATTGCCTTTGGCCCCCATCGAG